CCAATTACAAAATCTGTTATAAAAGGAAGAACCCACTAAACAACTTTTCAATCTGTATTTTATCCTTTGTATTTCCTTTGTTTTGCGTCGACCTTTCCACTTTTACGACCAATTTCTTCATGATCATACTTTTCCATTACAGCTTCTCCACCTAAACGTCCTGCTTCCTGTACGCTCATTCTTGCATGATACTTTTTACTTCGTTTATCAACTGCCACGCTTATCTCCTCCTTGAATAAAAATTGTATGGTTAAATATCGTTTTTTTCATTGTCAGGCGCTTTATTTGCGGTACCAAAATCCTCCTTCATTCTTGTCATTTCGCACGTGTTTTTTTATGTTCCCCGCCTCGGAAAATATAAACCTACTTTTCTGACAAATTATTTTTCAAACTATGTGCTAGTTGCTGATTCATTCACTTGCTAGATTTAGCTTGCATAAGCTATTTAAATGAAACAATTAAGAAATTCATCATGCTGAAAAAGGAGCATACAACATGACGATGTCTCACTTCAGAAAATTGGTTGACATGCAAGAAGGGACAAAATTCCCTTCTTTTACGTATAAAAAAGTTATTCTCGAACCGGCTTACGACGGCGCGAAAGAGAACTTTGTCGATTATATGATGCAAATCAATATTGCGCACTTGATGATGTTAGAAGAGCAAGGTTTGGTGACGCAATTAGAAGCGCAAAAAATCGGAAAAGCGATTGCTGAAATCGATAAAGAATTTTATAAAACAAGCACGTATGACGATTACTATGAGGATTTGTTTTTTAGGATAGAGAATGAATTAATTAAAAAGGCGGGGGATATTGGGGGGAATTTACATATTGCGAGAAGCCGAAATGATATGGGGATTGCAATTTATCGGATGACGATTCGGAAAAAATTACTGACGATGATGGAGCGACTTTTAACATTCCAAAGTGCCTTACACCTTTTGGCAAATGAACATCTAGACACGATCATGATTGGGTATACACATACCCAACAAGCGCAACCGACAACATTTGCACATTATATAAAAGGATTAATGGATAAATTGGAGCGAGATACTAAAAGGCTACGCGCTGCTTTTGAGACGGTTAATCGAAGTAGTATGGGAGCGGCTGCGTTGACGACTTCAGGTTTTTCAATTAATCGAAACAGAATGTGTGAATTATTAGCATTTGACGATGTCATTGAAAATGCGTGGGATAGTGTGGCGGGCGCTGATTATTTAATGGAAGTTGCAACGGCAATCCAAGTTGCCAGTTTAAATTTAGGGCGGTCCATTCAAGATTTTCTTACTTGGGGTACACAGGAAT
This window of the Sporosarcina pasteurii genome carries:
- the argH gene encoding argininosuccinate lyase, whose product is MTMSHFRKLVDMQEGTKFPSFTYKKVILEPAYDGAKENFVDYMMQINIAHLMMLEEQGLVTQLEAQKIGKAIAEIDKEFYKTSTYDDYYEDLFFRIENELIKKAGDIGGNLHIARSRNDMGIAIYRMTIRKKLLTMMERLLTFQSALHLLANEHLDTIMIGYTHTQQAQPTTFAHYIKGLMDKLERDTKRLRAAFETVNRSSMGAAALTTSGFSINRNRMCELLAFDDVIENAWDSVAGADYLMEVATAIQVASLNLGRSIQDFLTWGTQEYDAIEIADPYVQVSSIMPQKRNPVALEHSRALLSAIVGDTNTVLTMIHNTPFGDVNDTEDDLQPYLWRSIDKLTDIYELLTAVFTTMKVNQAVLEKRAKESFANVTELADTLVRVEKLSFRQAHHLVSLCIQKISPNQKLSNFTYEILQEEFMRFMKRPLELSQKQFEQAICPRNFIQVRKIKGGPAPGTMKSSLNDFEVRFTKTRQWIQRKKKKIEKQEGYLESYCENWVE